The following are encoded in a window of Sinomonas cyclohexanicum genomic DNA:
- a CDS encoding TetR/AcrR family transcriptional regulator — protein MNGRDNGWAASGTAPSARERILKTAYELFARRGVRAVGIDEIIARSGVAKATFYRHFRSKDALVIAYMDRWYATRHDAIEDAIAHSHSPDDALLAAFTVLDEWFRRGAAEVNTFLHVMIEFGADHPLGQAAMAHLVAIREQLAALAEAAGLNDPEGFAWSFHILTKGAMVASIEGDFRAAARARNLARALIELHRPDRRAARPPQETKEAELPAEEAELPASR, from the coding sequence ATGAACGGTCGAGACAACGGCTGGGCAGCTTCGGGCACGGCGCCGTCTGCCCGGGAACGAATCCTCAAGACTGCCTACGAGCTCTTCGCACGGCGAGGGGTCCGGGCTGTCGGCATTGACGAGATCATTGCCCGCTCGGGCGTCGCGAAGGCCACGTTCTACCGCCATTTCCGCTCCAAGGACGCTCTCGTCATTGCCTACATGGACCGGTGGTACGCGACGCGGCACGACGCCATCGAGGATGCGATCGCCCACAGCCATTCCCCCGATGACGCGCTGCTGGCCGCCTTCACGGTCCTCGACGAGTGGTTCCGGCGGGGGGCCGCGGAGGTCAACACGTTCCTCCACGTCATGATCGAGTTCGGCGCCGACCACCCGCTGGGACAGGCGGCGATGGCGCACCTCGTCGCCATCAGGGAGCAGCTCGCGGCACTCGCGGAGGCTGCGGGCCTCAACGACCCCGAGGGGTTCGCCTGGTCGTTCCACATCCTGACCAAGGGCGCCATGGTCGCGTCGATCGAAGGCGACTTCCGGGCCGCCGCCCGCGCGCGGAACCTCGCCCGCGCCCTCATCGAGCTCCACCGGCCCGACCGGCGGGCCGCGCGGCCACCCCAAGAGACCAAGGAGGCCGAGCTGCCGGCGGAGGAGGCGGAGCTGCCGGCGTCGCGCTAA
- a CDS encoding aldehyde dehydrogenase family protein — MSTDTNQTLPTRAAGSATAGGGAAPSSASGLDAKARRAALNLPYTHVDDMFIDGAYAPARGTGRNPVTDPATGEVWGAVPDGSAEDVDAAVAAARRAFDDGPWPRLSPSERAKYLLRIADEIEARAETLALTNTRENGSPITETRGAAANAAGIFRYFATLADYLEREDVRPFPYAPGQESVVRRDPVGVCALIAPWNFPINLVVIKLAPALLAGCTVVIKPASPTPLSIRFIVDAVAAAGVPAGVVNLVTGSGRMGDMLVKHPGVDKVAFTGSTPVGRRIAAACGELLRPVTLELGGKSSAIVLPDADLDAMSRVLIRSSMRNTGQTCYISTRIIAPASRYDEVVEMARSVIAAAPQGDPLDESTVFGPSATKSQFETVMGYVESGHAEGAQAATGGEAAQLGGGLEDGFFVKPTVFADVTPSMTVAREEIFGPVLTILKYDDAGPGRGVDEAVALANNTEFGLGGLVFSADPEAALAVADRVDTGSIGINFFASNHSAPFGGRHDSGLGTEYGIEGLGAYLTYKSIHRKSR; from the coding sequence ATGAGCACGGACACCAACCAGACGCTGCCGACCCGGGCGGCCGGTTCCGCGACCGCGGGAGGCGGGGCGGCGCCGTCGTCCGCCTCCGGCCTCGACGCCAAGGCGCGCCGCGCGGCCCTCAACCTCCCGTACACGCACGTGGACGACATGTTCATCGACGGCGCGTACGCCCCTGCCCGCGGCACCGGCCGCAACCCCGTGACCGACCCCGCGACGGGCGAGGTGTGGGGCGCGGTCCCGGACGGCTCGGCGGAGGACGTCGACGCCGCCGTCGCCGCCGCCCGCCGCGCGTTCGACGACGGCCCCTGGCCCCGCCTCTCGCCCTCCGAGCGCGCGAAGTACCTGCTGCGGATCGCGGACGAGATCGAGGCGCGCGCCGAGACCCTCGCACTGACGAACACGCGCGAGAACGGCTCGCCGATCACGGAGACACGCGGGGCGGCGGCGAACGCGGCGGGCATCTTCCGCTACTTCGCCACGCTCGCCGACTACCTCGAGCGCGAGGACGTGCGGCCGTTCCCCTACGCGCCCGGCCAGGAGTCCGTGGTGCGCCGCGACCCGGTGGGCGTCTGCGCGCTCATCGCGCCGTGGAACTTCCCGATCAACCTCGTGGTCATCAAGCTCGCGCCCGCGCTGCTCGCGGGGTGCACGGTGGTGATCAAGCCCGCCTCGCCCACGCCCCTGTCGATCCGGTTCATCGTCGACGCGGTCGCGGCGGCGGGGGTGCCGGCCGGCGTCGTGAACCTCGTGACCGGATCGGGGCGGATGGGCGACATGCTCGTGAAGCACCCGGGCGTGGACAAGGTCGCGTTCACGGGGTCCACGCCGGTGGGGCGCCGCATCGCCGCCGCGTGCGGGGAGCTCCTGCGGCCCGTGACGCTCGAGCTCGGCGGGAAGTCCAGCGCGATCGTGCTGCCGGACGCGGACCTGGACGCGATGTCTCGCGTCCTGATTCGGTCCTCCATGCGCAACACCGGTCAGACGTGCTACATCTCGACCCGGATCATCGCGCCGGCGTCACGGTATGACGAGGTGGTCGAGATGGCCCGCTCCGTCATCGCGGCGGCGCCGCAGGGCGACCCCCTCGACGAGAGCACCGTGTTCGGGCCCAGCGCCACGAAGTCGCAGTTCGAGACCGTCATGGGCTACGTCGAGTCCGGGCACGCCGAGGGCGCGCAGGCGGCGACGGGCGGCGAGGCCGCACAGCTGGGCGGCGGGCTCGAGGACGGGTTCTTCGTCAAGCCCACCGTGTTCGCGGACGTCACGCCGTCGATGACCGTGGCCCGCGAGGAGATCTTCGGGCCCGTCCTGACGATCCTCAAGTACGACGACGCGGGGCCGGGCCGCGGGGTCGACGAGGCCGTGGCGCTGGCCAACAACACCGAGTTCGGGCTCGGCGGGCTCGTGTTCTCGGCGGATCCCGAGGCGGCCCTGGCCGTCGCGGACCGGGTGGACACCGGCTCGATCGGCATCAACTTCTTCGCGTCGAACCACTCGGCGCCGTTCGGCGGGCGGCACGACTCCGGGCTCGGGACCGAGTACGGGATCGAGGGCCTCGGCGCGTACCTGACGTACAAGTCGATCCACCGCAAGTCCCGCTAG
- a CDS encoding SDR family NAD(P)-dependent oxidoreductase — MSELHTQTQSPRLALITGAAGGLGRAFALGFASRGYKLAVADVNAAGAEETAQILRSQGTEALALKVDVTDVASTEAMAAEAAEFGGGRIDVVVNNAAIYATVTRSPFEEIDPAEWDLVMGVNLKGPWLVTRAASPYLGDGGRVINLSSATIYSGSEQWAHYVASKGGVVALTRVMAKELGKRGITVNAIAPGFTLTEASYGLMENAATYGVDRGSIKRASQPEDIVGAALFLASSDSSYMTGQTLVVDGGRQFI, encoded by the coding sequence ATGTCTGAGCTCCACACCCAAACCCAGTCCCCCCGGCTCGCGCTCATCACGGGCGCGGCCGGGGGCCTGGGCCGGGCCTTCGCCCTCGGCTTCGCGTCCCGCGGCTACAAGCTGGCCGTCGCGGACGTGAACGCCGCCGGCGCCGAGGAGACCGCCCAGATCCTGCGCAGCCAGGGCACCGAGGCGCTGGCCCTCAAGGTCGACGTCACCGACGTCGCGTCCACCGAGGCGATGGCCGCGGAAGCCGCCGAGTTCGGCGGAGGCCGCATCGACGTCGTCGTGAATAACGCCGCGATCTACGCGACGGTGACCCGCAGCCCGTTCGAGGAGATCGACCCGGCCGAGTGGGACCTCGTGATGGGCGTGAACCTCAAGGGCCCCTGGCTCGTGACCCGCGCGGCCAGCCCCTACCTGGGCGACGGCGGGCGCGTCATCAACCTCTCGAGCGCCACGATCTACTCCGGCTCCGAGCAGTGGGCCCACTACGTGGCGTCCAAGGGCGGGGTCGTGGCCCTGACCCGGGTGATGGCCAAGGAGCTCGGCAAGCGCGGCATCACGGTCAACGCGATCGCCCCCGGCTTCACGCTCACCGAGGCCAGCTACGGACTCATGGAGAACGCCGCGACCTACGGCGTGGACCGCGGCTCCATCAAGCGGGCCAGCCAGCCCGAGGACATCGTGGGCGCCGCCCTCTTCCTCGCGAGCTCAGACAGTTCCTACATGACCGGCCAGACCCTCGTGGTCGACGGCGGCCGGCAGTTCATCTAG
- a CDS encoding GAF and ANTAR domain-containing protein: MEKTIRERGEDGLLDELLVSPDLATFLTRLSVLAARELSGVGEVSCSVTVGRRGRRATVGSSDKLAEAMDELQYASGEGPCQESVTTGRTVYVPDLRATARYPRYRKAVAGAPLRSVFAAPIPLPAIAAADAALNSYSTEPDGFSDDLRAVAEELAGLASRSMHLAVRLAHEQDRAEDLTAALASRTTINLATGVIMAQSNCSSEQAVLLLKSASMNRNQKLRDVAAGVLARYGETDPATFFG, encoded by the coding sequence ATGGAGAAGACGATCAGGGAGCGGGGCGAAGATGGGCTCCTCGACGAGCTCCTCGTGAGCCCCGACCTCGCGACGTTCCTGACCCGGCTCTCGGTGCTCGCGGCGCGCGAGCTGTCCGGCGTCGGTGAGGTCTCGTGCAGCGTGACCGTCGGTCGACGGGGCCGGCGCGCCACGGTGGGCAGCAGCGACAAGCTGGCCGAGGCGATGGACGAGCTCCAGTACGCGAGCGGAGAGGGGCCGTGCCAGGAGTCGGTGACAACGGGTCGCACCGTCTACGTCCCGGACCTGAGGGCCACGGCGCGCTACCCGCGCTACCGGAAGGCGGTGGCGGGCGCACCCCTGCGCTCGGTCTTCGCGGCGCCCATCCCGCTGCCTGCCATTGCCGCGGCCGATGCCGCCCTGAACTCCTACAGCACGGAGCCGGACGGCTTCTCCGATGACCTGCGGGCCGTGGCCGAGGAGCTCGCCGGCCTCGCCTCGCGGTCTATGCACCTGGCCGTGCGTCTGGCGCACGAGCAGGACCGCGCCGAGGACCTCACCGCGGCCCTCGCCTCGCGCACCACGATCAACCTCGCAACGGGTGTCATCATGGCCCAGTCGAACTGCTCGTCCGAGCAGGCCGTCCTCCTGCTCAAGTCTGCGTCGATGAACCGGAACCAGAAGCTGCGCGACGTGGCCGCCGGCGTCCTGGCGCGCTACGGGGAGACGGACCCGGCGACGTTCTTCGGCTGA
- a CDS encoding PEP/pyruvate-binding domain-containing protein, which produces MSATTMETTTMQDTPAMQDTEYIQFFDGGTEPTLANLGGKGASLVTMTSAGMPVPPGFVVTTAQFDAFMHEAGITDHIHALLAGLNPDDVAEVDAVSATIRADIESRPIPAEARAQTVAAYDALQSRFDTPVPVAVRSSATAEDLPDASFAGQQDTYLWLEGFSAVGEHIRKCWASLYTSRAIIYRLKNNIPNEGLSMAVVVQKMVNAKASGVAITMDPANGDRSKITIDASYGVGEMVVSGQVTPDNIQLDKVTLTIVSEHLGDKHAELVPDLAARRLVEREVDAERRSRRCITDAQLTAVATLAKRAEKHYKCPQDIEWALDADLPDGENLLLLQARPETVHSSKPKTEPTPTVPAGPAASSGFSWNSVKLFA; this is translated from the coding sequence ACCACGACAATGCAGGACACACCAGCGATGCAGGACACCGAGTACATCCAGTTCTTCGACGGCGGCACCGAGCCGACGCTGGCCAACCTCGGCGGCAAGGGCGCCTCGCTCGTCACCATGACGTCCGCGGGCATGCCCGTCCCGCCCGGATTCGTGGTGACCACCGCCCAGTTCGACGCGTTCATGCACGAGGCCGGCATCACCGACCACATCCACGCGCTCCTGGCCGGCCTCAACCCGGACGACGTCGCCGAGGTCGACGCCGTCTCCGCCACCATCCGTGCGGACATCGAGTCCCGCCCCATCCCGGCCGAGGCCCGCGCCCAGACCGTCGCCGCCTACGACGCCCTCCAGTCCCGCTTCGACACCCCCGTCCCGGTCGCGGTCCGCTCGAGCGCGACGGCGGAGGACCTGCCCGACGCGTCCTTCGCCGGCCAGCAGGACACCTACCTGTGGCTCGAGGGCTTCTCCGCGGTGGGCGAGCACATCCGCAAGTGCTGGGCCTCCCTCTACACCTCCCGCGCCATCATCTACCGCCTCAAGAACAACATCCCCAACGAGGGCCTCTCCATGGCGGTCGTGGTGCAGAAGATGGTCAACGCGAAGGCCTCCGGCGTCGCAATCACCATGGACCCCGCGAACGGCGACCGCTCCAAGATCACCATCGACGCGAGCTACGGCGTCGGCGAGATGGTCGTCTCCGGCCAGGTCACCCCGGACAACATCCAGCTCGACAAGGTGACCCTCACGATCGTCTCCGAGCACCTCGGCGACAAGCACGCCGAGCTCGTCCCGGACCTCGCCGCGCGCCGCCTCGTGGAGCGCGAGGTCGACGCCGAGCGCCGCTCCCGCCGCTGCATCACCGACGCGCAGCTCACCGCAGTGGCCACCCTGGCCAAGCGCGCCGAGAAGCACTACAAGTGCCCGCAGGACATCGAGTGGGCCCTCGACGCGGACCTGCCCGACGGCGAGAACCTCCTGCTCCTGCAGGCCCGCCCCGAGACGGTCCACTCCTCCAAGCCCAAGACCGAGCCGACCCCCACCGTCCCGGCCGGCCCCGCGGCGTCGTCCGGCTTCAGCTGGAACTCCGTCAAGCTCTTCGCCTAG
- a CDS encoding 2Fe-2S iron-sulfur cluster-binding protein — MTTTVHYTDAEGTVRDIEGRPGDSVMETAVRNGVPGIVAECGGSLSCATCHVFVREDCLSELPPMEPMEDEMLYGTAVDREENSRLSCQLKLTEGMDLYVTTPETQV; from the coding sequence ATGACCACCACCGTCCACTACACCGACGCGGAGGGCACCGTCCGGGACATCGAGGGACGCCCCGGCGACTCCGTCATGGAGACCGCCGTGCGCAACGGCGTGCCGGGGATCGTCGCCGAGTGCGGCGGATCGCTCTCCTGCGCCACGTGCCACGTGTTCGTCCGCGAGGACTGCCTCTCCGAGCTCCCGCCCATGGAGCCCATGGAGGACGAGATGCTCTACGGCACCGCCGTGGACCGCGAGGAGAACTCCCGCCTCTCCTGCCAGCTCAAGCTCACCGAGGGGATGGACCTGTACGTGACCACCCCGGAAACGCAGGTGTGA
- a CDS encoding VOC family protein: protein MTSTVEMRLELVHIPVSDVDRARDFYVEKCGWRLITDHVQMNDMRIVQICPPGSGCAILLGRNIPEISDMPVGVQKGLHLVVGNMEQAVADLSGRGVELGEVQDLGGVLYCRFEDPDGNSWLLQQWPEGGFPHE from the coding sequence ATGACCAGCACCGTCGAAATGCGGCTCGAACTCGTCCACATCCCCGTCAGCGACGTTGACCGCGCCCGCGACTTCTACGTCGAGAAGTGCGGCTGGCGGCTGATCACCGACCACGTCCAGATGAACGACATGCGGATCGTGCAGATCTGCCCGCCCGGCTCCGGCTGCGCGATCCTGCTGGGCCGCAACATCCCCGAGATCAGCGACATGCCGGTCGGCGTGCAGAAAGGGCTGCACCTCGTCGTCGGGAACATGGAGCAGGCCGTGGCGGACCTGAGCGGCCGCGGCGTCGAGCTCGGCGAGGTCCAGGACCTCGGAGGTGTCCTCTACTGCCGGTTCGAGGACCCCGACGGCAACTCCTGGCTGCTCCAGCAGTGGCCCGAGGGCGGATTCCCGCATGAGTAG
- a CDS encoding NAD(P)/FAD-dependent oxidoreductase, whose translation MTASENGSENAPTGLLIIGASQSGVQLAISLRALGFEEPITLLGEENHRPYQRPALSKEWLQGEVGNESLIFRSNEYWDEHNVTLVKDQRIVRVEKNPDGSGVAVAESGAEFPFKRLALTVGARARKMAVDGADLAGVVYLRNADDALALKAIVGGATDVAVVGGGFIGLEAASSLKKMGKNVVLLEHGPRLVGRAVGEETAQYFLDAHRARGLDIRLEARISRFVPGATGDGGKAVAGVELEDGSVVPAQIVLVGIGVIPNTELAEQMGLAVDNGIVVDAHALASDGTTVAVGDCANMPNPVPGSPAGERIRLESVNNAIEHAKVAAYSLMGRREDYAGIPWFWSNQADLKLQIAGLSIGFDQTVVRRDDERGKFSVLYYRDGRIIAADCVNAPLDFMAVKNALAKRQNIPADAVAAAASDVQLKTLAV comes from the coding sequence ATGACTGCGTCAGAGAACGGGTCAGAGAACGCCCCGACGGGCCTGCTGATCATCGGCGCGAGCCAGTCCGGCGTCCAGCTGGCCATCTCGCTCCGCGCGCTCGGCTTCGAGGAGCCCATCACGCTCCTCGGCGAGGAGAACCACCGCCCCTACCAGCGCCCGGCCCTCTCGAAGGAGTGGCTCCAGGGCGAGGTGGGCAACGAGTCGCTCATCTTCCGCTCGAACGAGTACTGGGACGAGCACAACGTCACGCTCGTCAAGGACCAGCGGATCGTGCGCGTGGAGAAGAATCCTGATGGTTCCGGCGTCGCGGTCGCCGAGTCCGGCGCCGAGTTCCCGTTCAAGCGCCTCGCGCTCACCGTGGGTGCCCGGGCCCGGAAGATGGCGGTCGACGGCGCGGACCTCGCCGGCGTCGTCTACCTCCGCAACGCCGATGACGCCCTGGCCCTCAAGGCGATCGTGGGCGGGGCGACCGACGTCGCCGTCGTGGGCGGCGGGTTCATCGGCCTCGAGGCTGCATCCAGCCTGAAGAAGATGGGCAAGAACGTCGTGCTGCTCGAGCACGGGCCGCGGCTCGTGGGCCGTGCCGTGGGCGAGGAGACCGCGCAGTACTTCCTCGACGCGCACCGCGCCCGCGGCCTCGACATCCGCCTCGAAGCACGCATCTCACGGTTCGTGCCGGGCGCGACCGGCGACGGCGGGAAGGCCGTGGCCGGCGTCGAGCTCGAGGATGGCAGCGTGGTGCCGGCGCAGATCGTGCTCGTGGGCATCGGCGTCATACCGAACACCGAGCTCGCCGAGCAGATGGGCCTGGCCGTGGACAACGGGATCGTGGTGGACGCGCACGCGCTTGCCTCGGACGGCACCACAGTGGCCGTGGGCGACTGCGCGAACATGCCCAACCCCGTCCCCGGCTCCCCCGCCGGCGAGCGCATCCGCCTCGAGAGCGTGAACAACGCGATCGAGCATGCGAAGGTCGCCGCGTACTCCCTCATGGGCCGCCGCGAGGACTACGCCGGCATCCCGTGGTTCTGGTCGAACCAGGCCGACCTCAAGCTCCAGATCGCCGGCCTCTCGATCGGCTTCGACCAGACCGTGGTACGCCGCGACGACGAACGCGGCAAGTTCTCCGTCCTGTACTACCGCGACGGGCGCATCATCGCCGCCGACTGCGTCAACGCCCCCCTCGACTTCATGGCCGTCAAGAACGCGCTCGCGAAGCGGCAGAACATCCCGGCCGACGCCGTGGCCGCCGCAGCCTCCGACGTCCAGCTCAAGACCCTGGCCGTCTGA
- a CDS encoding PEP-utilizing enzyme, translated as MSMKSFPKPSELPVPAGAEGWEKLYPYYLVFQDKLKEQEDAKFWFCDSQHWPTVFKPFETIGGEFAVKCLGQYNARHLMIPNANGIEFRIHLGYLYMSPIPVPEDQIPARVPLFEERVGYYFQNWPRLLEQWHTKVKGTIDEMEKITFAKPPAVVPIEDIHSGKAMDGSEVLMDNYDRLIQLAYQNWQYHFEFLNLGYIAYLDFFNFCKQVFPNIPDQSIATMVQGVDMELFRPDDELKGLAALAVELGIQSAFENADDADATLSAIRASEGGEHWITRWEEAHDPWFNFTVGNGFYGHDKYWNEHPEIPLNYIKDYISRLDAGQEILRPVEALIAEKERIVEEYRELLDGDNLAAFDGKRGLAAQCYPYVENHNFYIEHWTMGVFWRKIRELSRMFHAEGFWTQPDDLLYLSRNEVRDALFDLVTWWGVGAAEPIGPSYWPEEIERRRAIVDALKTARPAPALNTPPASITEPFTRMLWGITTEQVQQWLGEGEAVEGGGLRGMAASPGVVEGPARVIMDADHLSEVQQGDILVAPVTAPSWGPIFGKIAATVTDIGGMMSHAAIVCREYGLPAVTGTGSASTTIVTGQRLRVDGTKGTVEILDAPVVEGPGAHSHEHGEPAHV; from the coding sequence ATGTCGATGAAGTCCTTCCCGAAGCCCTCCGAGCTCCCGGTCCCCGCCGGGGCCGAGGGCTGGGAGAAGCTGTACCCCTACTACCTCGTGTTCCAGGACAAGCTCAAGGAGCAGGAGGACGCCAAGTTCTGGTTCTGCGACTCCCAGCACTGGCCCACCGTCTTCAAGCCGTTCGAGACGATCGGCGGCGAGTTCGCGGTCAAGTGTCTGGGCCAGTACAACGCCCGCCACCTCATGATCCCCAACGCGAACGGGATCGAGTTCCGCATCCACCTCGGCTACCTCTACATGAGCCCCATCCCCGTGCCCGAGGACCAGATCCCGGCCCGCGTGCCGCTCTTCGAGGAGCGCGTGGGCTACTACTTCCAGAACTGGCCGCGCCTGCTCGAGCAGTGGCACACCAAGGTCAAGGGCACCATCGACGAGATGGAGAAGATCACCTTCGCCAAGCCCCCGGCCGTGGTGCCGATCGAGGACATCCACTCCGGCAAGGCCATGGACGGCTCCGAGGTCCTCATGGACAACTACGACCGCCTCATCCAGCTCGCCTACCAGAACTGGCAGTACCACTTCGAGTTCCTCAACCTCGGCTACATCGCCTACCTGGACTTCTTCAACTTCTGCAAGCAGGTCTTCCCGAACATCCCGGACCAGTCCATCGCGACGATGGTGCAGGGCGTGGACATGGAGCTGTTCCGCCCCGACGACGAGCTCAAGGGCCTCGCCGCCCTCGCCGTCGAGCTCGGCATCCAGTCCGCCTTCGAGAACGCGGACGACGCCGACGCGACCCTGAGCGCAATCCGCGCCTCCGAGGGTGGCGAGCACTGGATCACCCGGTGGGAAGAGGCCCACGACCCGTGGTTCAACTTCACCGTGGGCAACGGCTTCTACGGCCACGACAAGTACTGGAACGAGCACCCCGAGATCCCGCTCAACTACATCAAGGACTACATCTCCCGGCTCGACGCCGGGCAGGAGATCCTCCGCCCGGTCGAGGCGCTCATCGCCGAAAAGGAGCGGATTGTTGAGGAGTACCGCGAGCTGCTCGACGGCGACAACCTCGCCGCGTTCGACGGCAAGCGGGGCCTTGCCGCCCAGTGCTACCCGTACGTGGAGAACCACAACTTCTACATCGAGCACTGGACCATGGGCGTGTTCTGGCGCAAGATCCGCGAGCTCTCCCGCATGTTCCACGCCGAGGGCTTCTGGACCCAGCCGGACGACCTCCTCTACCTCTCCCGCAACGAGGTCCGCGACGCCCTGTTCGACCTCGTGACCTGGTGGGGCGTGGGCGCCGCCGAGCCGATCGGCCCGAGCTACTGGCCCGAGGAGATCGAGCGCCGCCGCGCCATCGTCGACGCGCTCAAGACCGCCCGCCCGGCCCCCGCGCTCAACACCCCTCCCGCCTCGATCACCGAGCCGTTCACCCGCATGCTCTGGGGCATCACCACCGAGCAGGTCCAGCAGTGGCTGGGCGAGGGCGAGGCCGTGGAGGGCGGCGGCCTGCGCGGCATGGCGGCCTCCCCCGGCGTCGTCGAGGGCCCGGCGCGCGTCATCATGGACGCCGACCACCTCTCCGAGGTCCAGCAGGGCGACATCCTCGTCGCCCCCGTCACGGCGCCGTCCTGGGGCCCGATCTTCGGCAAGATCGCCGCGACCGTCACGGACATCGGCGGCATGATGAGCCACGCGGCCATCGTGTGCCGCGAGTACGGCCTCCCCGCCGTCACCGGCACGGGCTCTGCCTCGACGACGATCGTCACCGGGCAGCGGCTCCGCGTCGACGGGACGAAGGGCACGGTCGAGATCCTCGACGCTCCGGTTGTCGAAGGACCCGGCGCCCACTCTCACGAGCACGGTGAGCCGGCGCATGTCTGA
- a CDS encoding HD domain-containing protein produces the protein MSENTLALDQTRADAFAAAYPVRPIPAEGPVDTRPITATPSAADFLDPLWKAVVPETRARGNDIHLPISVAFAERLCDSYPAADRELVLVATLLHDTGWARVDESRIISEGFAGDWRKAAIRYEHENQGCIVAREVLPGLGYSAEFIERVTAIIDGHDTRPLAYSLEDALMRDADRLWRFDHAGIALASSWFGMDPATYADRLGVEIVPELITDAAVQMATADLARSNALLKTGVLR, from the coding sequence ATGAGTGAGAACACTCTCGCCCTCGACCAGACCAGGGCCGACGCGTTCGCCGCGGCCTACCCCGTCCGGCCGATCCCCGCCGAGGGGCCCGTGGACACGCGGCCCATCACCGCGACGCCGAGCGCCGCCGACTTCCTCGACCCGCTGTGGAAGGCCGTGGTCCCCGAGACCCGCGCACGCGGCAACGACATCCACCTGCCCATCTCGGTCGCGTTCGCCGAGCGGCTCTGCGACTCGTACCCGGCCGCGGACCGCGAGCTCGTGCTCGTCGCGACACTCCTGCACGACACCGGCTGGGCCCGCGTGGACGAGTCCCGGATCATCTCCGAGGGCTTCGCCGGCGACTGGCGCAAGGCCGCCATCCGCTACGAGCACGAGAACCAGGGCTGCATCGTGGCCCGGGAGGTCCTGCCCGGGCTCGGCTACTCGGCCGAGTTCATCGAGAGGGTCACGGCGATCATCGACGGGCACGACACCCGCCCGCTCGCCTACTCGCTCGAGGACGCCCTCATGCGCGACGCCGACCGGCTCTGGCGCTTCGACCACGCCGGGATCGCGCTCGCGTCCTCGTGGTTCGGCATGGATCCGGCCACCTATGCCGACCGGCTCGGCGTGGAGATCGTGCCCGAGCTCATCACCGACGCGGCCGTGCAGATGGCCACGGCCGACCTCGCGCGCTCGAACGCGCTGCTCAAGACGGGAGTGCTGCGATGA
- a CDS encoding VOC family protein — translation MSSEKPAIKRFDHIGITVSDLHKATEFFVGLGCEVEGGPAQIEGEFIDTVTGIPGARSEIVMLRPPDDGTRLELSSFAHPDHRPGNPTAMANELGLRSVAFEVEDLDAVVGKLAADGYGLVGGIGEYEDYWRMAYVRGPDGITVALAQRIG, via the coding sequence ATGAGTAGCGAGAAGCCAGCCATCAAGCGCTTCGACCACATCGGCATCACCGTCTCCGACCTCCACAAGGCGACCGAGTTCTTCGTGGGGCTCGGGTGCGAGGTCGAGGGCGGCCCCGCACAGATCGAGGGCGAGTTCATCGACACCGTCACAGGCATCCCCGGCGCCCGCAGCGAGATCGTCATGCTCCGCCCGCCCGACGACGGCACTCGCCTCGAGCTCTCGAGCTTCGCCCACCCGGATCATCGCCCCGGGAACCCCACGGCCATGGCCAACGAGCTCGGCCTCCGCAGCGTGGCCTTCGAGGTTGAGGACCTGGACGCCGTGGTCGGCAAGCTCGCCGCGGACGGGTACGGGCTGGTCGGCGGGATCGGCGAGTACGAGGACTACTGGCGCATGGCCTACGTGCGCGGCCCGGACGGGATCACGGTCGCCCTCGCGCAGCGGATCGGCTGA